A single Anopheles funestus chromosome 2RL, idAnoFuneDA-416_04, whole genome shotgun sequence DNA region contains:
- the LOC125763568 gene encoding lopap-like: MKSSKYVGICWKTVAVFVLASLVTLVNTQIPGFGTCPDYSPIQRFNRTRFLGTWYEIERYFTVTEVATKCVSVTYEQRADGKIYVRNAYTNRFNGVERIISGVMDKGGKAKEGRYQIEYTSFPYNYNASVMVLDTDYDSFAVLYSCSSFGPVGHAVSAWMMARERLPGGPVLQRAYGVLDKYKISRTFFLRTNQEDCVTLPPPEPAIDPTEPTTQDARNEGVVVRNEQDLQQLRSEIFAVGPKPSIPVDPVLEDHQ, encoded by the exons ATGAAAAGCTCCAAGTATGTCGGGATTTGCTGGAAGACGGTGGCAGTGTTTGTGCTGGCTAGCCTCGTAACATTGGTGAACACGCAGATCCCTGGTTTTGGTACATGTCCGGACTATTCGCCTATACAACGCTTCAACAGAACGCGTTTCCTTGGAACTTGGTACGAGATCGAACGTTACTTTACGGTCACGGAGGTTGCTACGAAATGTGTTTCGGTTACGTACGAGCAAAGAGCCGATGGGAAGATTTACGTCCGCAATGCGTACACTAACCGATT TAATGGCGTGGAGAGGATCATCTCGGGAGTGATGGATAAGGGTGGTAAGGCGAAGGAAGGTCGTTACCAGATCGAATACACCTCCTTCCCCTATAATTACAACGCATCAGTGATGGTGCTGGACACAGATTACGATTCCTTTGCGGTGCTGTATTCTTGCAGCTCTTTCGGTCCGGTCGGACATGCTG TGTCCGCTTGGATGATGGCTCGAGAACGGCTTCCCGGAGGTCCTGTCCTGCAGCGTGCATACGGTGTTTTGGATAAGTACAAGATTTCTCGTACGTTCTTCCTCCGCACAAATCAGGAAGACTGTGTGACGTTGCCTCCACCCGAGCCAGCTATCGATCCAACGGAACCAACGACCCAGGATGCTCGTAATGAAGGGGTAGTTGTACGGAACGAGCAGGATCTCCAACAGTTACGCAGCGAGATATTTGCCGTGGGACCCAAACCATCCATTCCGGTCGATCCCGTTTTAGAGGATCATCAGTAA
- the LOC125763588 gene encoding apolipoprotein D-like: MGVIGVPRWTKIGVCLLGLLVCRLTCVEAQVPGFGKCPKVPVEENFDTYAYLGRWYEQEKYPFFFELGGKCITADYSLNPDGTIGVLNTQKNSLTGNDNSISGSARIVQSAKLAVKFPSAPFNVEAPYWVLGTDYKTFAVVYACSDLRGFINAKVAWILTRKRHPDIETMKKAYAVLDSAKISRAYLTRTDQKNCGEELVKVSKGIYKTAVVKG, from the exons ATGGGCGTCATTGG CGTACCACGGTGGACGAAGATCGGTGTCTGTCTGCTGGGACTGCTCGTTTGTCGACTGACATGCGTGGAGGCTCAGGTTCCTGGATTTGGAaaatgtcccaaagtacctgTGGAGGAGAATTTTGATACCTATGCATATCTTGGCCGCTGGTACGAGCAGGAAAAATATCCGTTTTTCTTCGAACTGGGCGGGAAATGCATAACGGCTGATTATTCGCTCAATCCGGACGGTACGATAGGGGTGCTGAACACGCAGAAAAACTCACT AACGGGAAATGATAACAGCATTAGTGGATCAGCAAGAATCGTGCAGTCTGCAAAACTGGCAGTTAAGTTCCCAAGCGCACCTT TTAACGTCGAAGCGCCGTACTGGGTTTTGGGTACCGATTACAAAACGTTTGCTGTCGTGTATGCCTGTTCCGATCTTCGTGGCTTCATTAATGCAA AGGTAGCATGGATTTTGACCCGCAAACGACATCCAGACATTGAAACGATGAAGAAGGCGTACGCTGTGCTGGATAGTGCAAAGATCTCCCGTGCGTATTTGACTCGAACAGATCAGAAAAACTGTGGTGAAGAGCTAGTAAAGGTCAGTAAAGGTATATACAAAACGGCGGTCGTCAAGGGTTGA
- the LOC125763477 gene encoding uncharacterized protein LOC125763477, with amino-acid sequence MDPTDYRALHESLMENNNGTTAINVFLHITPPVFSVFHTVQLIAVASITHIPLRFLVEFFLIVLPFILLVTVLHRLALNITLTLLVLSTISAVHQIRHRLHLMPFVQVPGKSPQFLTCVRALVNLTTAVCILAVDFHCFPRELAKTETFGYGLMDIGVGLYVFSNGIVYRVRPADERRVNTARVCKVFSGTAPLFLLGFCRFFLTNELDYQLHVSEYGVHWNFFITLAFVKFAGTLIMDLIQDPEVIKFVAITLLCCHEMMLHLGVSRYVLSADTHRTSFFSANREGIVSLPGYLALFLASVYIGWVVRPSDEITLAKKFLRRAAKIAIIAVVCWKMIYVCEDMFGISRRLANMGYCFWILAIGSSVTALFMFFELFVYFVRFEEPKSPDQIMKTDDFCIPYVPLVLQAINANGLFFFLIANLLTGLVNLVFQTFLLGSAAALTIIGYYMFMVCVAVCFLYVNNVKLKIW; translated from the coding sequence ATGGATCCAACCGATTATCGTGCACTGCACGAAAGCCtgatggaaaacaacaacggAACTACCGCCATCAACGTGTTTCTGCACATCACACCGCCCGTGTTCAGTGTGTTTCACACGGTTCAACTCATCGCAGTGGCCAGCATCACACACATACCGCTTCGATTTTTGGTCGAGTTTTTCCTTATCGTGCTGCCGTTCATATTGCTTGTCACCGTGCTACACCGGTTAGCGCTTAACATAACGCTTACGCTGCTCGTCCTGTCCACGATATCAGCCGTCCATCAGATCCGTCACCGATTGCACCTGATGCCGTTTGTACAGGTGCCTGGGAAGTCACCCCAATTTCTTACCTGTGTCCGAGCGTTGGTAAACCTTACGACGGCCGTCTGCATACTGGCGGTGGATTTTCACTGCTTTCCACGAGAGCTTGCCAAAACGGAAACGTTTGGTTACGGGCTTATGGACATCGGCGTGGGACTGTACGTATTCAGCAACGGTATCGTGTACAGGGTACGTCCCGCTGACGAACGACGTGTGAATACGGCCAGAGTATGTAAAGTTTTTTCCGGGACGGCACCTTTGTTCCTTCTCGGCTTTTGCCGCTTTTTCCTCACCAACGAGCTGGACTATCAACTGCACGTGTCCGAGTATGGAGTACACTGGAATTTTTTCATCACACTCGCGTTCGTGAAGTTTGCCGGTACGCTCATCATGGATCTGATACAAGATCCGGAGGTGATTAAATTCGTGGCCATTACGCTGCTCTGCTGCCATGAAATGATGCTTCATCTTGGTGTATCTCGATACGTGCTTAGTGCGGACACGCACCGGACATCCTTCTTCTCTGCCAACCGGGAAGGAATCGTATCACTACCAGGGTACCTTGCTCTGTTCCTTGCCTCCGTGTACATCGGATGGGTTGTACGACCCTCGGATGAGATAACGCTGGCGAAGAAGTTTCTTCGGCGAGCGGCCAAAATTGCCATCATAGCCGTTGTCTGCTGGAAGATGATCTACGTATGTGAGGACATGTTCGGAATTTCGCGCCGTCTCGCCAACATGGGCTATTGCTTCTGGATATTGGCGATCGGGAGTAGCGTGACGGCgctgtttatgtttttcgaGCTATTCGTTTACTTTGTCCGGTTCGAGGAACCGAAATCGCCGGACCAGATTATGAAGACGGATGATTTCTGTATTCCGTACGTACCGCTCGTGCTGCAAGCGATAAATGCGAAcgggctgttttttttcctcatcgcAAACCTACTCACCGGACTGGTGAATCTGGTATTTCAAACGTTCCTGCTGGGAAGTGCAGCTGCCCTCACGATCATCGGTTATTATATGTTTATGGTGTGTGTAGCGGTATGCTTCCTGTACGTTAATAATGTTAAGTTAAAGATATGGTAA
- the LOC125763456 gene encoding EGF domain-specific O-linked N-acetylglucosamine transferase isoform X1, whose translation MGRVRGAVLAIVLLTLCARYAACEKYEYINLPKAHLPMYFRRFPALEKQCAEDETCPYRAVIASQSYQNRKDACWGYEDGCTEPNRYVNHTCPGSHIGYVKSKEVQLDTFYSQADFGFVRDQIRETRIMCEPQFPHDSSLECSKYLRFCRGRNLMINFTDLAHRRSEPLRYKMDVLSSGQIGGHCRLHGERLRDELQHISPLQSWGPELRFFERLERPPIEDGKCDVVIEKPAFIMKIDAAINMYHHFCDFLNLYASLHVNLSQPGAFDTDTHVLIWESFTYLSPFAETFKVFTKNPIVDLKTYAGKVVCFRNLVLPLLPRMIFGLYYNTPIIYGCENSGLFHAFSEHVLHRLKIRMSARADDRLRITFLSRQTRYRRVLNEDELMGRIAKNPNYVVQRVSYGHELSFVEQLRITRNSDIFIGMHGAGLTHLLFLPKWATLFELYHCEDPNCYRDLARLRGVHYLTWERDHLVYPEGEGKHPERDERHAKFTNYAFDVNEFERLVANAATHVKSHKEFQKFLHLAANRPAKKDEL comes from the exons ATGGGACGTGTTCGTGGTGCTGTGCTGGCAATCGTATTGCTCACCTTATGCGCACGTTATGCCGCTTGTGAAAAGTACGAATACATAAACCTACCGAAAGCGCATCTTCCGATGTATTTCCGGCGGTTTCCGGCTCTTGAAAAGCAATGTGCAGAAGACGAAACGTGTCCCTATCGGGCGGTAATAGCAAGCCAAAGTTACCAGAATCGTAAGGATGCCTGCTGGGGCTACGAAGACGGATGTACGGAACCGAACCGATACGTGAACCATACCTGCCCCGGAAGCCACATCGGATACGTGAAAAGCAAAGAGGTTCAGCTGGACACGTTCTACAGCCAGGCAGATTTCG GTTTTGTGCGGGATCAAATTCGCGAAACGCGCATCATGTGCGAACCCCAGTTCCCACACGATTCGTCACTGGAGTGCTCGAAGTATCTACGCTTCTGTCGCGGCCGCAATTTGATGATCAATTTCACCGATCTTGCACACCGCCGGTCCGAACCGTTGCGCTACAAGATGGATGTGCTGAGTTCGGGGCAGATCGGGGGCCACTGTCGGCTGCACGGTGAGCGGTTGCGGGACGAACTGCAGCACATAAGTCCACTGCAATCGTGGGGCCCGGAGTTGCGGTTTTTCGAACGTCTTGAACGTCCCCCGATCGAGGACGGCAAGTGCGATGTGGTGATCGAGAAGCCTGCTTTCATCATGAAGATCGATGCCGCCATCAATATGTATCATCATTTCTGTGATTTTTTAAACCTGTACGCTTCGTTGCACGTGAACCTGTCACAGCCGGGTGCCTTCGATACGGATACACACGTTTTGATCTGGGAATCGTTCACGTATCTGTCACCGTTCGCGGAAACGTTCAAGGTGTTCACGAAGAATCCTATTGTGGATTTAAAAACGTATGCCGGGAAGGTGGTGTGTTTTAGAAATCTCGTCCTACCGCTGTTGCCACGCATGATTTTTGGCCTATACTACAACACACCGATC ATTTATGGCTGTGAAAACAGTGGTCTCTTTCATGCATTTTCCGAGCACGTTCTTCACCGGTTGAAAATAAGAATGTCCGCACGTGCGGACGATCGCCTGCGAATCACATTCCTTTCACGTCAAACGCGTTATCGACGAGTGCTGAATGAAGATGAGCTCATGGGTAGAAttgcaaaaaacccaaactatGTCGTGCAGCGTGTGAGCTACGGCCATGAACTATCGTTCGTGGAGCAGCTGCGAATAACGCGCAACAGTGATATCTTTATCGGTATGCACGGTGCTGGGTTAACGCACTTACTCTTCCTACCCAAGTGGGCCACCCTGTTCGAGCTGTACCATTGTGAGGATCCTAACTGTTACCGAGATTTGGCACGACTCCGGGGCGTGCACTATCTCACCTGGGAACGGGATCACCTCGTCTATCCGGAGGGCGAAGGAAAACATCCGGAACGTGACGAACGGCACGCAAAGTTCACCAACTATGCGTTCGATGTGAACGAATTCGAACGTTTGGTCGCGAATGCGGCGACACATGTAAAGAGCCACAAAGAGTTTCAGAAATTTTTACACTTAGCAGCAAACCGTCCAGCAAAGAAAGATGAGCTTTAG
- the LOC125763456 gene encoding EGF domain-specific O-linked N-acetylglucosamine transferase isoform X2 has protein sequence MFIGAHVGHSWLIRLLFLLLSRIVFATGRRSEYEYINLPKAHLPMYFRRFPALEKQCAEDETCPYRAVIASQSYQNRKDACWGYEDGCTEPNRYVNHTCPGSHIGYVKSKEVQLDTFYSQADFGFVRDQIRETRIMCEPQFPHDSSLECSKYLRFCRGRNLMINFTDLAHRRSEPLRYKMDVLSSGQIGGHCRLHGERLRDELQHISPLQSWGPELRFFERLERPPIEDGKCDVVIEKPAFIMKIDAAINMYHHFCDFLNLYASLHVNLSQPGAFDTDTHVLIWESFTYLSPFAETFKVFTKNPIVDLKTYAGKVVCFRNLVLPLLPRMIFGLYYNTPIIYGCENSGLFHAFSEHVLHRLKIRMSARADDRLRITFLSRQTRYRRVLNEDELMGRIAKNPNYVVQRVSYGHELSFVEQLRITRNSDIFIGMHGAGLTHLLFLPKWATLFELYHCEDPNCYRDLARLRGVHYLTWERDHLVYPEGEGKHPERDERHAKFTNYAFDVNEFERLVANAATHVKSHKEFQKFLHLAANRPAKKDEL, from the exons ATGTTTATTGGAGCTCATGTCGGTCATTCTtggcttattagacttttatttttactacttAGCCGAATAGTCTTTGCAACGGGGAGACGATCTG AGTACGAATACATAAACCTACCGAAAGCGCATCTTCCGATGTATTTCCGGCGGTTTCCGGCTCTTGAAAAGCAATGTGCAGAAGACGAAACGTGTCCCTATCGGGCGGTAATAGCAAGCCAAAGTTACCAGAATCGTAAGGATGCCTGCTGGGGCTACGAAGACGGATGTACGGAACCGAACCGATACGTGAACCATACCTGCCCCGGAAGCCACATCGGATACGTGAAAAGCAAAGAGGTTCAGCTGGACACGTTCTACAGCCAGGCAGATTTCG GTTTTGTGCGGGATCAAATTCGCGAAACGCGCATCATGTGCGAACCCCAGTTCCCACACGATTCGTCACTGGAGTGCTCGAAGTATCTACGCTTCTGTCGCGGCCGCAATTTGATGATCAATTTCACCGATCTTGCACACCGCCGGTCCGAACCGTTGCGCTACAAGATGGATGTGCTGAGTTCGGGGCAGATCGGGGGCCACTGTCGGCTGCACGGTGAGCGGTTGCGGGACGAACTGCAGCACATAAGTCCACTGCAATCGTGGGGCCCGGAGTTGCGGTTTTTCGAACGTCTTGAACGTCCCCCGATCGAGGACGGCAAGTGCGATGTGGTGATCGAGAAGCCTGCTTTCATCATGAAGATCGATGCCGCCATCAATATGTATCATCATTTCTGTGATTTTTTAAACCTGTACGCTTCGTTGCACGTGAACCTGTCACAGCCGGGTGCCTTCGATACGGATACACACGTTTTGATCTGGGAATCGTTCACGTATCTGTCACCGTTCGCGGAAACGTTCAAGGTGTTCACGAAGAATCCTATTGTGGATTTAAAAACGTATGCCGGGAAGGTGGTGTGTTTTAGAAATCTCGTCCTACCGCTGTTGCCACGCATGATTTTTGGCCTATACTACAACACACCGATC ATTTATGGCTGTGAAAACAGTGGTCTCTTTCATGCATTTTCCGAGCACGTTCTTCACCGGTTGAAAATAAGAATGTCCGCACGTGCGGACGATCGCCTGCGAATCACATTCCTTTCACGTCAAACGCGTTATCGACGAGTGCTGAATGAAGATGAGCTCATGGGTAGAAttgcaaaaaacccaaactatGTCGTGCAGCGTGTGAGCTACGGCCATGAACTATCGTTCGTGGAGCAGCTGCGAATAACGCGCAACAGTGATATCTTTATCGGTATGCACGGTGCTGGGTTAACGCACTTACTCTTCCTACCCAAGTGGGCCACCCTGTTCGAGCTGTACCATTGTGAGGATCCTAACTGTTACCGAGATTTGGCACGACTCCGGGGCGTGCACTATCTCACCTGGGAACGGGATCACCTCGTCTATCCGGAGGGCGAAGGAAAACATCCGGAACGTGACGAACGGCACGCAAAGTTCACCAACTATGCGTTCGATGTGAACGAATTCGAACGTTTGGTCGCGAATGCGGCGACACATGTAAAGAGCCACAAAGAGTTTCAGAAATTTTTACACTTAGCAGCAAACCGTCCAGCAAAGAAAGATGAGCTTTAG